From Triticum urartu cultivar G1812 chromosome 2, Tu2.1, whole genome shotgun sequence, a single genomic window includes:
- the LOC125540377 gene encoding uncharacterized protein LOC125540377 — protein sequence MDGGGGVGGGEYGNLNDPIPSPTRSATADGGGEDVVEGSPPPFKIRKLGAPGTSSILAEDQSGAMAATDGKIGVERMDSEEAIESMAARGGHVDTEMTQFKYGEVADEELRKDKMNGGKSKQQIKNPEEGEVEMDLGKSNSIISEQEIKELCAQMDEMVAFMNYRIIPSAPLICSSSSKETKDEHDKAPQSGIDGILQRLADVRRDMSKLKLELTPFRHKYPYEKVLTSSEEREKRIKSRQEYEKMDNKEKARRQMEFDASDFEGYCQGLTSYVEHFEFITLVSPMHFTYYTPRQIPHYLATYGTTLQILSFKIANIDLDLKWPLKVYGVVAARDNVDRRRNILFLRERGNFQEITQEKPFLCLTGPSRAILAKDPVDLEVQLKLKGTTASEDRVLITKRCQYSGYHTDNGLYTLTLNNRICTTELSLQQLYCQSVQATFLRVGGFVKGNTSPFIHGGRVACSSPPHGGQGTAPPTQVVLLDSCYCDGGKMPIGEEDGYLDLSRHVVSVELRRVRDVSEELEETLNVFIEAYSDSSPDSPPKVSAKADFMVKPQYCGISEHECVLAGSTVKITIAWSPILRTNKVIL from the exons atggatggcggcggcggcgtcggcggcggcgagtATGGCAATCTCAACGACCCCATCCCTTCCCCCACAAGATCTGCGACGGCGGATGGCGGCGGGGAAGATGTCGTGGAGGGGAGCCCTCCGCCGTTCAAAATCCGCAAGCTGGGCGCTCCGGGTACGAGTTCAATTCTCGCTGAGGATCAGAGTGGGGCCATGGCTGCCACGGACGGCAAGATCGGCGTCGAGCGGATGGATTCGGAAGAGGCCATTGAGTCGATGGCTGCCAGAGGCGGGCATGTGGATACAGAGATGACCCAATTCAAGTATGGCGAGGTTGCGGATGAGGAGCTTCGGAAGGACAAGATGAACGGAGGCAAATCAAAGCAGCAGATCAAGAacccggaggagggggaggtggagATGGACCTAGGCAAATCAAACTCCATCATCTCTGAGCAGGAGATCAAGGAGCTCTGTGCGCAGATGGACGAGATGGTCGCTTTTATGAATTACAGGATCATACCTTCAGCCCCACTCAtctgcagcagcagcagcaaggaGACGAAAGATGAACATGACAAGGCACCACAGTCGGGGATTGACGGCATCTTACAGCGGCTAGCGGATGTGCGCCGTGACATGTCCAAGCTCAAATTGGAACTGACCCCTTTCCGGCACAAGTATCCTTATGAGAAGGTGCTGACTTCTTcagaggagagggagaagaggaTCAAGTCCAGGCAGGAGTATGAGAAGATGGATAATAAGGAGAAGGCCAGGAGGCAGATGGAGTTCGACGCGAGTGACTTTGAGGGCTACTGTCAAGGCTTGACATCTTATGTTGAACACTTTGAATTCATAA CCCTAGTGAGCCCCATGCACTTTACATACTACACGCCCAGACAGATCCCACACTATCTTGCTACCTACGGGACCACCTTGCAGATCTTGTCTTTCAAAATTGCCAACATCGATTTGGACCTGAAATGGCCACTCAAAGTGTATGGCGTCGTCGCCGCACGAGACAATGTGGATCGTAGACGCAATATTCTCTTCTTGAGGGAAAGGGGGAACTTCCAAGAGATCACCCAAGAA AAACCCTTCTTGTGTTTGACTGGCCCATCTCGTGCAATTTTGGCTAAGGACCCTGTTGACCTTGAAGTCCAACTAAAACTTAAAGGCACAACAGCGTCTGAAGACAGAGTGCTGATCACTAAAAGATGCCAGTACAGTGGCTATCATACCGATAATGGTTTATATACTCTTACCTTGAATAACCGTATTTGCACAACAGAGTTAAGCCTGCAGCAACTGTACTGTCAATCAGTCCAAGCAACTTTCTTGCGTGTCGGTGGCTTTGTTAAAGGCAATACATCCCCTTTCATTCATGGAGGCCGAGTTGCCTGCTCCTCACCACCTCATGGAGGCCAAGGAACTGCCCCGCCCACCCAAGTTGTGTTGCTTGATTCTTGTTATTGTGATGGTGGGAAGATGCCAATAGGCGAAGAAGATGGTTACCTTGATCTGTCAAGGCATGTTGTTTCTGTTGAATTAAGGAGAGTTAGAGACGTTTCTGAAGAATTGGAAGAAACCTTGAATGTTTTCATAGAAGCCTACTCAGACTCTTCTCCAGACTCTCCTCCTAAAGTTTCTGCGAAAGCTGATTTCATGGTCAAGCCTCAGTATTGCGGCATAAGTGAACATGAATGTGTCCTTGCCGGCTCTACGGTGAAGATTACCATTGCTTGGTCACCTATTCTTCGAACCAACAAGGTTATTCTATGA